One genomic region from Prunus persica cultivar Lovell chromosome G3, Prunus_persica_NCBIv2, whole genome shotgun sequence encodes:
- the LOC109947833 gene encoding 7-deoxyloganetin glucosyltransferase-like: MGSKEVASKPHAVCIPLPVQSHIKAMLKFAKLLHHRGFHITFVNTEFNHKRFLKSLGPNSLDGLPDFRFEAILDNLPDSNDDTTQDSTLLCESIRNNFLAPFHALLAKLNNDAIETSSNPPVTCIVSDGLMSTFTITAAEEIGAPIVLFYTIAACSFMGIKQFRAVVEKGLAPLKDESCFTNGYLDTVIDWIPGMRDIRLRDLPTFLRTTNPDDLKFNFIMEATDRAHEASAVVLHTFDALESDVLEALSSMFPCVCTVGPLQLHLNEIPEHPLKMGYSLWKEETECLEWLNTKAPNSVVYVNFGSIAVMTPQQLEEFGWGLENSKLPFFWVIRPDLVIGESAILPPEFVAETKERSLIAGWCPQEQVLNHPSVGGFLTHSGWNSTVESLTSGVPMLCWPIFADQQMDCRYACNEWGIGMEVSNDVKRDEVEKLVKELMEGEKGKKMKNKVMEWKKLAEEATGPHGSSSTNLDNLVNQVLLRKS; the protein is encoded by the exons ATGGGTTCCAAAGAAGTAGCTTCTAAGCCACATGCTGTTTGCATTCCACTTCCTGTTCAAAGCCATATAAAGGCAATGCTTAAATTTGCAAAGCTCCTCCACCATAGAGGTTTTCATATAACCTTTGTTAACACAGAGTTCAATCACAAGCGCTTTCTTAAATCTCTAGGACCCAATTCCCTTGATGGCTTGCCTGATTTTCGGTTCGAAGCCATCCTGGATAACCTTCCAGATTCAAATGACGATACCACACAAGATAGCACTTTGCTTTGCGAGTCCATCAGAAACAATTTTTTGGCCCCTTTTCATGCCCTCCTTGCAAAACTCAACAATGATGCCATAGAAACATCCAGCAATCCTCCAGTGACTTGCATAGTTTCAGATGGTCTCATGTCCACGTTCACAATCACAGCTgctgaagaaattggagcCCCTATAGTGTTGTTCTACACTATAGCTGCCTGCAGCTTCATGGGAATTAAACAATTTCGCGCTGTGGTCGAAAAAGGACTTGCTCCACTCAAAG ATGAGAGCTGCTTCACAAATGGCTATCTGGACACTGTAATAGATTGGATCCCAGGAATGAGAGATATCCGTTTAAGGGATCTCCCGACCTTCTTGCGAACCACAAATCCGGATGACCTCAAATTTAACTTCATCATGGAAGCAACCGATAGAGCTCATGAAGCTTCAGCAGTTGTTCTTCATACGTTTGATGCCTTGGAGTCAGATGTTTTGGAGGCTCTCTCATCTATGTTTCCCTGTGTTTGCACCGTTGGCCCTCTTCAATTGCACCTCAATGAGATACCAGAACACCCTTTGAAAATGGGATACAGTCTatggaaagaagaaactgaATGCCTTGAGTGGCTAAACACGAAGGCACCAAACTCAGTTGTCTATGTGAATTTCGGCAGTATAGCAGTCATGACACCACAACAGCTTGAGGAGTTTGGATGGGGACTTGAAAATAGCAAGCTTCCATTCTTTTGGGTAATTAGACCTGATCTAGTCATTGGCGAATCTGCTATTTTGCCGCCTGAGTTTGTGGCTGAAACTAAGGAAAGAAGTCTAATAGCTGGGTGGTGCCCACAAGAGCAAGTCCTTAACCACCCATCAGTTGGAGGATTCCTAACGCACAGCGGTTGGAATTCAACGGTTGAGAGCCTTACTTCAGGAGTTCCTATGCTCTGTTGGCCAATCTTCGCAGACCAGCAAATGGACTGTCGCTATGCTTGCAATGAATGGGGCATTGGCATGGAGGTCAGTAATGATGTGAAGAGGGATGAGGTAGAGAAGCTTGTCAAAGAGTTAATGGAGGGAGAGAAGggtaaaaagatgaaaaataaggTCATGGAGTGGAAGAAACTTGCAGAAGAAGCTACTGGTCCACATGGTTCTTCATCCACAAACCTGGACAATTTAGTGAATCAAGTGCTATTAAGAAAAAGCTAA
- the LOC109947831 gene encoding 7-deoxyloganetin glucosyltransferase-like has product MGSTEVATKPHAVCIPVPAQSHIKAMLKFAKLLHHRSANANSFHITFVNTEFNHKRFLKSLGSNSLDGLPDFRFEAIPDSLPDSDEDATQDVTLLCESVRKQNLLAPFHALLAKLNNDAISTSSNPPVTCIVSDGFMSTFTITAAEEIGAPIVLFYTIAACSFMGCKQLRAVVEKGLAPLKDESCFTNGYLDTVIDWIPGMRDIRLRDLPTFLQTTNADDTMLNFIMEATDRAHEASAVVLHTFDALEPDVLDALSSMLPHVYTVGPLQLHLNQIPEHPLKTGYSLWKEETECLEWLNTKAPNSVVYVNFGSIAVMTPEQLVEFGWGLANSKLSFFWVIRPDQVFGESAILPPEFVAETKERSLIAGWCPQEQVLNHPSVGGFLTHSGWNSTVESITAGVPMLCWPFFGDQQMDCRYTCNEWGIGMEISNDVKRDEVEKLVKELMEREKGKKMKNKVMEWKKLAEEATGPHGSSSTNLDNLVNQVLLRKS; this is encoded by the exons ATGGGTTCCACAGAAGTAGCTACTAAGCCACATGCTGTTTGCATTCCAGTTCCAGCTCAAAGTCATATAAAGGCAATGCTTAAATTTGCAAAGCTCCTACACCATAGA TCTGCAAATGCTAACAGTTTTCATATAACCTTTGTTAACACAGAGTTCAATCACAAGCGTTTTCTTAAATCTCTAGGATCCAATTCCCTTGACGGCTTGCCTGATTTTCGGTTTGAAGCCATCCCGGATAGCCTTCCGGATTCAGATGAAGATGCCACACAAGATGTCACCTTGCTTTGTGAATCcgtcagaaaacaaaatttattggCTCCCTTTCATGCCCTCCTGGCAAAACTCAACAATGATGCCATATCAACATCCAGCAATCCTCCTGTGACTTGCATTGTTTCAGATGGTTTCATGTCCACGTTCACAATCACAGCGgctgaagaaattggagcCCCTATAGTGCTGTTCTACACTATAGCTGCCTGCAGCTTCATGGGATGTAAACAACTTCGCGCTGTGGTGGAAAAAGGACTTGCTCCACTCAAAG ATGAGAGCTGTTTCACAAATGGCTATCTGGACACCGTAATAGATTGGATCCCGGGAATGAGAGATATCCGTTTGAGGGATCTCCCGACCTTCTTGCAAACCACAAATGCGGATGACACCATGTTAAACTTCATCATGGAAGCAACCGATAGAGCTCATGAAGCTTCGGCAGTTGTTCTTCATACTTTTGATGCCTTGGAGCCAGATGTTTTGGATGCTCTCTCATCTATGCTTCCCCATGTGTACACCGTTGGTCCTCTTCAATTGCATCTCAATCAGATACCAGAACACCCTTTGAAAACGGGATACAGTCTatggaaagaagaaactgaATGCCTCGAGTGGCTAAACACCAAGGCACCAAACTCAGTTGTCTATGTGAATTTCGGCAGTATAGCAGTCATGACACCAGAACAGCTTGTAGAGTTTGGGTGGGGACTTGCGAATAGCAAGCTTTCATTCTTTTGGGTAATTAGACCTGATCAAGTTTTTGGAGAATCGGCTATTTTGCCGCCAGAGTTTGTGGCTGAAACTAAGGAAAGAAGTCTAATAGCTGGGTGGTGCCCACAAGAGCAAGTCCTTAACCACCCATCAGTTGGAGGATTTTTAACGCACAGCGGTTGGAATTCAACAGTTGAGAGCATTACTGCAGGAGTTCCTATGCTCTGTTGGCCATTCTTCGGAGACCAGCAAATGGACTGTCGCTATACTTGCAATGAATGGGGCATTGGCATGGAGATTAGTAATGATGTGAAGAGGGATGAGGTAGAGAAGCTTGTCAAAGAGTTAATGGAGCGAGAGAAGGgtaagaagatgaaaaataaggTCATGGAGTGGAAGAAACTTGCAGAAGAAGCTACTGGGCCACATGGTTCTTCATCCACAAACTTGGACAATTTAGTGAATCAAGTGCTATTAAGAAAGAGCTAA